From Deltaproteobacteria bacterium, a single genomic window includes:
- a CDS encoding TSUP family transporter codes for MPLSFLGFLAIGAATGAVSGMFGIGGGIFVIPAMVYLYGFDQKMATGTSLGMLLPPIGILAFWQYYKADLVNVPAMLLLVVGFVAGSYLSAGYAIDLPGILVKRAFGGLMIVMGVIYILTAR; via the coding sequence TTGCCCCTCTCATTCCTCGGCTTCCTCGCGATCGGTGCGGCGACCGGCGCCGTGTCCGGAATGTTCGGGATCGGTGGCGGCATCTTCGTCATCCCGGCGATGGTCTACCTTTACGGATTCGACCAGAAGATGGCGACGGGGACGTCGCTCGGGATGCTCCTCCCCCCCATCGGCATCCTGGCCTTCTGGCAATATTACAAGGCGGACCTCGTGAACGTCCCCGCGATGCTGCTCCTCGTCGTCGGCTTCGTGGCCGGCTCGTACCTGTCCGCCGGGTACGCGATCGACCTGCCCGGGATCCTCGTGAAGCGGGCCTTCGGGGGGCTGATGATCGTGATGGGGGTGATCTACATATTGACGGCGCGGTAG
- the rpe gene encoding ribulose-phosphate 3-epimerase — protein MEYYIAPSLLSADFGRLADEVRAVEKAGADLLHVDVMDGRFVPNITIGPAVVAAIRKAATAPLDVHLMIMEPERYVDDFAKAGADIITVHAEATPHLQRVVARIRELGKKAGVALNPSTSLSAVEWVLTDVDMVLLMSVNPGFGGQTFLPSTLGKIELLRTQLIRAGLDVDIQVDGGIKADNVGEVAAAGANVIVSGSGIFGTPEYGKTIALMKRNLRKAVGAKA, from the coding sequence ATGGAGTATTACATCGCGCCGTCGCTCCTTTCGGCGGACTTCGGCCGGCTGGCCGACGAGGTCCGGGCGGTGGAGAAGGCGGGTGCCGACCTGCTCCACGTCGACGTGATGGACGGCCGTTTCGTCCCCAACATCACCATCGGCCCGGCGGTCGTGGCGGCGATCCGGAAAGCGGCCACCGCCCCCCTTGACGTCCACCTCATGATCATGGAGCCGGAGCGGTACGTCGACGACTTCGCGAAGGCGGGGGCCGACATCATCACCGTCCACGCCGAGGCGACCCCCCACCTCCAGCGCGTCGTCGCCCGCATCCGGGAGCTCGGGAAGAAGGCGGGTGTCGCCCTCAATCCCTCGACGTCGCTCTCCGCCGTGGAATGGGTCCTTACCGACGTGGATATGGTCCTCCTCATGAGCGTCAACCCCGGCTTCGGCGGCCAGACATTCCTGCCGTCCACGCTCGGCAAGATCGAACTGCTCCGCACCCAGCTCATCCGCGCGGGCCTCGACGTCGACATCCAGGTCGACGGCGGGATCAAGGCGGACAACGTCGGCGAGGTGGCCGCCGCCGGGGCGAACGTGATCGTCTCCGGATCGGGGATCTTCGGGACTCCCGAATACGGGAAGACGATCGCCCTCATGAAGCGGAATCTCCGGAAGGCCGTCGGCGCGAAGGCTTAG